The following proteins are encoded in a genomic region of Cetobacterium sp. 8H:
- a CDS encoding transposase has translation MKTDKGDAKFITTLLFNSEQTPTTLVSDEIRELKSLTRYRYRLVGQCAKLKVSVSRLLTILFPELGDINMVDISKI, from the coding sequence ATCAAAACTGATAAAGGTGATGCCAAGTTTATTACAACCTTGCTTTTCAACTCAGAACAAACCCCAACAACACTTGTATCTGATGAAATTAGAGAATTAAAATCTCTAACTAGATACCGTTATAGATTAGTTGGACAGTGTGCTAAATTAAAAGTTTCTGTCTCGCGTTTACTTACAATTCTATTTCCCGAACTGGGGGACATTAATATGGTCGATATATCAAAAATCTAG
- a CDS encoding 5-deoxy-glucuronate isomerase gives MKLKEKLEQWNVKSSNEIGFHEVISPNKKECKVSYIYRLNLNEGDEYTLESKELEMNLVLIQGQALIKINNENKDMTRYDSLYIPGKSKLIIKAIKPAIFYIGAAICEGIGKVFFRKFDKTLPLGEIHQIHGNGSGEREVFFTLNPEVPASRLICGLTWGGDGTWTSWPPHQHEKDLEEVYCYFDMDFPRIGFHLSYIKEGEIEAGVLHPVTSGSMIMAPSGYHPTVATPGTRNSYFWVLVAFTPETRSYDRAILDKNYVGGAK, from the coding sequence ATGAAGTTAAAAGAAAAATTAGAACAATGGAATGTGAAATCTTCTAATGAGATTGGATTCCATGAGGTAATATCACCAAATAAAAAGGAGTGTAAAGTTTCATACATATATAGATTAAATCTTAATGAAGGTGATGAGTACACACTAGAATCTAAAGAATTAGAGATGAATTTAGTTTTGATTCAAGGTCAAGCACTTATCAAAATAAATAATGAAAATAAAGATATGACAAGGTATGATAGTTTATATATTCCAGGAAAATCAAAATTAATTATTAAAGCAATAAAGCCAGCTATATTTTATATTGGAGCAGCAATATGTGAAGGAATAGGAAAAGTATTTTTTAGAAAGTTTGATAAAACTTTGCCATTAGGAGAAATACATCAGATACATGGAAATGGATCAGGAGAAAGAGAAGTATTTTTTACTTTAAACCCAGAAGTACCAGCTTCAAGATTAATATGTGGTCTTACTTGGGGAGGGGACGGAACTTGGACAAGTTGGCCTCCACATCAGCATGAAAAAGATTTGGAAGAAGTATATTGTTATTTTGATATGGATTTTCCAAGAATCGGATTTCATTTAAGCTATATTAAAGAAGGAGAAATAGAAGCAGGAGTTCTTCATCCAGTAACTAGTGGAAGTATGATAATGGCACCTTCTGGATATCATCCAACAGTTGCCACTCCTGGAACTAGAAATTCTTATTTTTGGGTTTTAGTTGCTTTTACACCTGAAACCAGATCATATGATCGTGCAATACTTGATAAAAATTATGTAGGAGGAGCAAAGTAA
- a CDS encoding glucose 1-dehydrogenase, whose product MLDLFGLKGKVAIVTGASSGIGQSMAIGLAKAGAKVVVVDIMNLDETEKKIKECDGECEKINANLFELEISVNKIVEETLRKYGSIDILVNNAGIQRRNPAMTFIDKDWDDVMQINLKAVFKLSQAVAPIMKKKGKGKIINMASLLSFQGGYTVPAYAASKGGVAQLTKALSNEWAKLGINVNAIAPGYVATDMNKALIDDEQRNRQILERIPAGRWAKPDDYMGGVIFLASSASDYINGEIICIDGGWMGR is encoded by the coding sequence ATGTTAGACTTATTTGGATTAAAAGGAAAAGTAGCAATTGTGACTGGAGCTAGTAGTGGAATTGGACAATCGATGGCAATTGGTTTAGCGAAAGCAGGAGCAAAAGTAGTAGTAGTGGACATTATGAATCTTGATGAAACTGAAAAAAAAATAAAAGAATGTGATGGTGAGTGTGAAAAAATAAATGCAAATTTATTTGAACTTGAAATATCAGTAAATAAGATAGTGGAAGAAACTTTAAGAAAATATGGAAGTATTGATATACTTGTTAATAATGCAGGAATTCAAAGACGAAATCCAGCAATGACATTTATAGATAAGGACTGGGATGATGTTATGCAAATAAATCTAAAAGCTGTGTTTAAACTGAGCCAAGCTGTGGCTCCAATAATGAAGAAGAAGGGGAAAGGTAAAATTATAAATATGGCTTCTCTTTTATCTTTTCAAGGAGGATATACTGTCCCAGCTTATGCAGCTAGTAAAGGCGGTGTTGCTCAATTAACAAAAGCGTTATCTAACGAATGGGCAAAATTAGGGATAAATGTTAACGCGATAGCTCCTGGATATGTGGCTACAGATATGAATAAAGCCTTAATAGATGATGAACAAAGAAATCGACAAATATTAGAAAGAATTCCCGCAGGGCGATGGGCTAAGCCTGATGATTATATGGGTGGAGTTATTTTTTTAGCTTCATCTGCTTCAGATTATATAAATGGTGAAATTATTTGTATTGACGGTGGATGGATGGGAAGATAA
- a CDS encoding iron-containing alcohol dehydrogenase — MSQIIIPESFSEVEILEVLEEEIKEYKNIILISGKISLEKSNHIINNISSDKNITKIWYGGECSYLNVENIIKQLEGKNYDLVIGLGGGKALDTAKVIADKLDLDIFTIPTISATCANYTALSVMYNCDGSFDSLYFMKRPPKKTFIDFNIIFNSPKKYYLAGIGDTLAKYYEVFLKTNNSNINFNSILGKKLSELCKEIILNNVESSFEELNNSFKEIVECIFITTGLVSLLVDQKYNGAIAHSICYGLTKIKSIEKTKLHGEIVGYGLLLQLLIENREKEYNKLKKMYSCIGLPVKLSQLCELKEFQLNENKVLDGIMSSPNLDELPLNVNREIFKKILYNN, encoded by the coding sequence ATGTCACAAATAATTATACCTGAAAGTTTTTCAGAAGTTGAAATTTTAGAAGTATTAGAAGAAGAAATAAAAGAATATAAAAATATTATATTAATATCTGGGAAAATATCTTTGGAAAAAAGTAATCATATTATAAATAATATTTCATCTGATAAAAATATAACAAAAATATGGTATGGTGGTGAGTGCTCATATTTAAATGTAGAAAATATTATAAAGCAATTAGAAGGAAAAAATTATGATTTAGTTATAGGATTAGGAGGAGGAAAAGCTCTAGATACCGCTAAAGTAATAGCTGATAAACTAGATCTAGATATATTTACAATTCCAACAATATCCGCTACCTGTGCTAATTATACAGCTCTTTCAGTAATGTATAATTGTGATGGTAGTTTTGATAGTTTATATTTTATGAAAAGACCACCCAAAAAAACGTTTATAGATTTTAATATTATATTTAATTCTCCCAAAAAATATTACTTAGCTGGGATTGGGGATACATTAGCTAAATATTATGAAGTTTTCTTAAAAACAAATAATTCTAATATTAACTTTAATTCAATACTAGGTAAAAAACTTTCAGAATTGTGTAAAGAAATAATATTGAATAATGTTGAAAGTTCATTTGAAGAATTAAATAATAGCTTTAAAGAAATAGTTGAATGTATATTTATTACAACAGGCTTAGTTTCTCTTTTAGTAGACCAAAAATACAATGGAGCAATAGCTCATTCTATATGTTATGGACTTACAAAAATAAAAAGTATTGAAAAAACAAAATTACATGGAGAAATTGTTGGATATGGACTCTTATTACAATTATTAATCGAAAATAGAGAAAAGGAATATAATAAACTAAAAAAGATGTACTCGTGTATAGGACTACCTGTAAAGTTATCACAATTGTGTGAATTAAAAGAATTTCAACTTAATGAAAATAAAGTTTTAGATGGAATAATGTCTTCACCAAATTTAGATGAATTGCCCTTAAATGTAAATAGGGAAATATTTAAAAAAATACTTTACAATAATTAA